One Akkermansiaceae bacterium genomic region harbors:
- a CDS encoding sialate O-acetylesterase: MKLTDLLYLGAVLLACTASQSNAGLRPASLFQDHMVLQRDVPVPVWGEADPGAKVTVVFAGQKKGTTATPDGKWMLKLDPLSGSYQARTFTISCEYQSKVEELKLNDVLVGEVWICSGQSNMQYGVNAAPEVKALIPRSKNIRSFAVKRTVAFTEQAYCEGGWVDRYPDSAVAFAFAHSLQAAADVPVGIILSCWGSSSLEAWMPRDMVDSVPHFRTMMDEFDANTEARNQIKAALNKPKGWSQQEDVFLRRQSNILYNAMMHPLAPYACRGLVWYQGERNTQSMYGMVKTPWFSRNSGMLIYGDVLKQWMQRYRKQWGSEEFHFLVTMLPGYGQCLKTGPDKAPDSPTAHSWAWMRESQLKALGLKGVSVANTIDLGDLKNVHPKDKLPVGQRLALLAARDTLGMQIVAQGPVVRNVESKGHHLTVNFDHADGLRTKDGKAPTAFWIADNSQKWVRAQTKIAGQSVVLHSPEVAKPLYVRYAFAGMPKVNLVNGSGLPAYPFRTDHFKP; this comes from the coding sequence ATGAAGCTGACTGACCTCCTGTATCTTGGCGCTGTCTTGCTCGCATGCACAGCCAGTCAATCAAATGCCGGGCTGCGACCTGCTTCGCTGTTCCAGGATCACATGGTGCTGCAACGGGACGTGCCGGTGCCGGTTTGGGGTGAGGCTGATCCGGGCGCGAAGGTGACGGTGGTTTTTGCCGGTCAGAAAAAAGGCACGACCGCGACTCCCGACGGAAAATGGATGCTCAAGCTTGATCCTTTGTCCGGCAGTTATCAAGCGAGGACGTTCACCATATCTTGCGAGTATCAGTCAAAGGTCGAAGAGCTGAAATTGAATGACGTGCTTGTCGGTGAGGTATGGATTTGCTCGGGGCAGTCAAATATGCAGTATGGTGTCAACGCTGCACCAGAAGTGAAGGCTCTGATTCCCAGGTCAAAAAACATCCGCAGTTTCGCCGTTAAACGCACGGTGGCATTTACCGAACAGGCCTACTGTGAAGGTGGGTGGGTCGACCGCTACCCGGATAGTGCGGTGGCGTTTGCCTTTGCCCACTCGTTGCAAGCTGCTGCTGACGTGCCGGTTGGTATTATTTTATCGTGTTGGGGAAGCTCATCACTAGAAGCATGGATGCCACGCGATATGGTGGACAGCGTTCCGCACTTCAGGACCATGATGGATGAGTTTGACGCCAATACGGAAGCCCGGAATCAAATCAAGGCAGCTCTGAACAAGCCCAAGGGGTGGAGCCAGCAGGAGGATGTTTTCCTGCGGCGGCAGTCGAATATCCTCTACAACGCGATGATGCATCCGCTGGCTCCGTATGCATGCCGTGGCTTGGTGTGGTACCAGGGCGAACGCAATACCCAGTCAATGTATGGCATGGTTAAAACCCCATGGTTCTCACGCAACTCAGGGATGCTGATCTATGGCGATGTTTTAAAACAATGGATGCAGCGCTACAGGAAACAATGGGGGAGCGAGGAATTTCATTTTCTCGTCACCATGTTGCCTGGTTACGGTCAGTGCTTGAAGACAGGACCGGATAAGGCACCGGATAGCCCGACCGCTCACTCGTGGGCCTGGATGCGTGAATCCCAGTTGAAGGCCTTGGGGTTGAAAGGGGTCAGTGTCGCAAATACGATTGATCTGGGTGATCTCAAGAACGTACACCCGAAAGATAAACTTCCGGTGGGGCAACGTCTTGCTCTGTTGGCAGCACGCGATACCCTGGGCATGCAGATTGTCGCACAGGGGCCGGTGGTTAGAAATGTCGAGTCGAAAGGACATCATCTAACAGTTAATTTCGATCATGCCGACGGTCTGAGAACCAAGGATGGGAAAGCCCCGACCGCGTTCTGGATTGCAGACAATTCCCAAAAGTGGGTGCGCGCACAAACAAAGATAGCGGGACAGAGTGTCGTGCTGCATTCACCTGAAGTGGCAAAACCCCTTTACGTTCGCTACGCTTTCGCTGGTATGCCGAAGGTCAATCTCGTTAATGGCAGCGGGCTTCCTGCCTATCCGTTTAGAACCGATCACTTCAAGCCATAG
- a CDS encoding arylsulfatase, whose protein sequence is MKSHIIKAIALLAICLGTCTAHAAKPNIIFVMTDDQGYGDLACHGHPFIKTPNIDKLYAQSTRFTDYHVSPTCAPTRAALMSGKEPFKVGVTHTILERERMALGVPTVAEMLRKAGYKTGIFGKWHLGEEDDYQPGSRGFDEVFIHGAGGIGQRFPGSQGDVPGNSYFDPTIRHNGVFVKTKGFCTDVFFSQALGWIKEQKAEQPFFAYIALNAPHGPFIAPESYKAMYQAHVKDDKTAAFFGMITNVDDNVGRLVKKLDEWGLAQNTLLIFTTDNGSSMGSRIYNAGMTGGKNTLHEGGARVPLFFRLPGTTTAGRDLGQLARHIDIFPTFADLAGADISNLGLAGRSLMPLLKDRNAAWPDRKLFFHSGRWPKAGAGPRFGKGDPDPDHYKNKNYAVRTEKWRLVGPNALYNIEQDPGEKNNVFNSHPEVVSELNKAYDGFWKSARPLMVNEDAKLDVGKPFEANYLKQKESTGIPQWKAPQL, encoded by the coding sequence ATGAAATCGCATATCATCAAAGCCATCGCCCTGCTCGCCATCTGTTTGGGCACCTGCACTGCGCATGCAGCGAAGCCTAACATTATCTTTGTCATGACCGATGACCAGGGTTACGGTGATCTGGCATGCCACGGACATCCGTTTATCAAAACCCCGAATATTGATAAGCTTTACGCCCAGAGCACCCGCTTCACTGACTACCATGTCAGCCCGACCTGTGCTCCCACACGTGCTGCGTTGATGTCAGGGAAAGAGCCGTTCAAGGTCGGCGTGACCCATACCATCCTTGAGCGCGAGCGTATGGCGCTCGGGGTGCCAACCGTGGCTGAGATGCTGCGGAAGGCAGGCTACAAAACCGGGATTTTTGGCAAATGGCACTTGGGTGAAGAGGACGACTATCAGCCTGGTAGCCGCGGCTTCGACGAGGTCTTCATTCATGGTGCCGGTGGCATTGGACAAAGATTTCCTGGCAGCCAGGGGGATGTGCCCGGAAACAGCTATTTTGATCCCACGATTCGCCACAATGGTGTATTTGTGAAGACCAAGGGGTTTTGTACGGATGTCTTTTTCAGCCAGGCTTTGGGATGGATCAAAGAACAGAAGGCGGAGCAGCCGTTTTTTGCCTATATCGCACTGAACGCACCGCACGGTCCGTTTATTGCCCCGGAGAGCTATAAGGCCATGTATCAGGCTCACGTGAAGGATGATAAAACCGCGGCCTTTTTCGGGATGATTACCAATGTGGACGATAACGTCGGGCGTCTTGTGAAAAAACTCGATGAGTGGGGGCTGGCGCAAAACACCTTGCTCATTTTCACCACCGATAACGGCAGCTCCATGGGTTCAAGGATCTATAACGCGGGTATGACCGGCGGGAAGAACACCCTGCATGAAGGTGGTGCCAGGGTGCCGCTTTTCTTCCGTCTCCCAGGGACAACCACTGCGGGTCGAGATCTTGGACAACTTGCCCGCCACATCGATATTTTCCCGACCTTTGCAGACTTGGCTGGAGCCGATATTTCGAACCTCGGCTTGGCGGGGCGCAGTTTGATGCCACTGCTGAAAGACCGGAATGCAGCCTGGCCGGACCGTAAACTCTTCTTCCACTCCGGTCGCTGGCCCAAAGCCGGCGCTGGTCCAAGGTTTGGTAAGGGCGATCCTGATCCTGATCATTATAAAAATAAAAACTATGCCGTGCGCACCGAAAAGTGGCGTCTGGTCGGACCCAATGCTCTCTATAACATCGAGCAGGACCCAGGCGAAAAAAACAACGTTTTCAATAGCCACCCGGAGGTCGTCAGTGAGTTAAACAAGGCATACGACGGCTTCTGGAAATCAGCCCGACCATTAATGGTCAATGAGGATGCTAAACTGGATGTGGGAAAACCCTTCGAGGCCAATTATCTCAAACAAAAGGAATCGACAGGAATCCCGCAGTGGAAAGCACCCCAACTCTAA
- a CDS encoding sulfatase-like hydrolase/transferase yields the protein MLSLACHAVAASETADGASKMRPNILFIFGDDWGWGDLGCHGHPYVKTPNIDRLAREGTDFHNFTVASGVCSPSRTAVMTGLFPARLGVTGHFAWVATNAQRAMPDWVDPSLPMLPRILKNAGYMTGHFGKWHLSNNMIPDSPRPEEYGYDMVAAFNCSGEQMPVHDDARNAIILIEKSVKEGKPFFINLWVHEPHTPFHTLPEYRKRFPDLPDNDNIYASVLSHADDRIGEVLDTLDRLKLTDNTLVVFSSDNGPAGDSEKNKKPLKMMTDTATGGGYGIEASVGTTGGRKGRKASSYQGGIGIPFLVRWPGKVAVGATDKVSWISAVDLLPTFCEIAGAPLPKELIPDGKSQVKVLMGAKAPLRDKPLFWKSQKTNKSPDNYAIIDGKWKLLTSKDFELVELYDITRDPLEKRDIKSQNPEVADELVRKIQRWIKTLPTEPNPRLFSKERLNPSPSQK from the coding sequence ATGCTGTCTCTGGCATGCCATGCAGTGGCTGCCAGTGAAACGGCTGACGGGGCGAGTAAAATGCGCCCTAACATTCTGTTTATCTTTGGTGACGACTGGGGCTGGGGCGATCTGGGCTGTCACGGACATCCCTATGTGAAAACCCCCAACATTGACCGCTTGGCCAGGGAGGGGACTGATTTCCACAACTTCACGGTAGCCAGCGGCGTTTGCTCACCAAGTCGCACTGCGGTGATGACGGGCTTGTTTCCAGCGCGTCTTGGCGTCACCGGGCACTTTGCCTGGGTTGCTACAAATGCCCAGCGGGCTATGCCTGACTGGGTCGATCCCTCGCTTCCGATGCTGCCCCGTATTCTTAAAAACGCAGGTTATATGACCGGGCATTTCGGCAAATGGCATTTGTCGAATAATATGATCCCCGACTCGCCGCGACCCGAAGAATACGGCTATGATATGGTCGCTGCCTTTAACTGCTCCGGCGAGCAAATGCCTGTACATGATGATGCCCGCAATGCTATTATCCTGATCGAGAAAAGCGTCAAAGAGGGCAAGCCATTCTTTATCAACCTCTGGGTGCATGAGCCACACACGCCATTTCACACACTACCCGAATACCGCAAACGTTTCCCTGATCTACCAGACAATGATAATATCTACGCATCGGTGCTTTCACACGCGGATGATCGGATCGGCGAGGTCTTGGACACGCTGGATCGCCTCAAGCTCACCGATAACACGCTGGTGGTTTTCAGCTCGGACAACGGGCCGGCTGGTGATTCAGAGAAAAACAAGAAACCCCTTAAGATGATGACGGATACGGCTACCGGTGGTGGTTATGGTATCGAAGCCAGTGTGGGGACCACCGGAGGCCGCAAAGGCCGGAAGGCTTCGAGCTATCAGGGGGGGATTGGGATTCCTTTCCTTGTCCGCTGGCCAGGTAAAGTGGCAGTGGGAGCGACCGATAAAGTCTCTTGGATTTCAGCCGTGGATTTATTGCCCACCTTTTGTGAAATCGCCGGGGCGCCACTGCCGAAGGAGTTGATACCCGATGGGAAAAGCCAGGTGAAGGTCCTCATGGGAGCAAAAGCACCCCTGCGTGACAAACCCCTCTTTTGGAAAAGTCAGAAGACTAACAAAAGTCCCGATAACTATGCGATTATCGATGGTAAGTGGAAGTTGCTGACCAGCAAGGATTTCGAATTAGTGGAACTCTACGACATCACCCGGGACCCATTGGAGAAAAGAGACATCAAGTCACAAAACCCGGAAGTGGCGGATGAGCTGGTTAGGAAAATCCAAAGATGGATCAAAACTTTACCCACGGAGCCCAATCCCAGGTTATTCTCGAAAGAAAGGTTAAACCCAAGTCCGTCTCAAAAATAA